The genomic segment GGGTCGCCGACCACCTGCACCCGGATCTCGCGCCGGCGGGGGCGGACGTCGAAATCGATGAAGATCACCTGTTGCCAGGTGCCGAGAAGGGGGCGGCCCTCGACGACCGGCAACGACAGCGAGGGCCCCAGCAGCGCCGCCCGCAGATGAGCGTGGCCGTTGCCGTCCCCCCAGCGCTGGTTGTGCAGGTACTCGGCCTCGGGTGGTGCCAGCCGGTCCAGGGCGCGCCGCAGGTCCTCGACGGCGCCGGGCTCGAACTCCAGCGTTGTCAGGCCGCTGGTAGATGAGGCGGTGAAGACGCAGGCGATGCCGTCGCGGATGCCGCTCTGCTCGATGGCGGCCCGCACGCCGTCGGTGATATCGTGCACCTCGGCCTGGCCGCTCGTCGATAGCTTGAGGATGTGGCTGTGGACCATTCTGACCTTCCCGTGGGCGCAGGCGAGCCGCCGGGCGTGCGGCTGGGAGGAACCGGGCCTACAGGGCAGGTGCCTCGGCCGCCGGGAGCTCGTCCTCGGTGCGGGCGTGTGCCTTGCCGGTCGACTTCGCCAGGTATTGTGCGGCGTCCGCCCGGGCCAGCATGTCCTCGAACGAGGTGTCGGAGTCGTGCACGCGGCTGATGCCGGCGGAGAAGGTCAGCGGGGGCACGGCCGGTCCCAGCTGCTGGCTGTAGGCGTTCAGGGCCCGACGGAGCTTGTTGGCCACATTGCAGGCGCCGTCCAGGCCGGTCTCAGGAAGCAGCAATGCGAACTCTTCGCCGCCGAGGCGGGCCAGCAGATCGGCGGTG from the Anaerolineales bacterium genome contains:
- a CDS encoding secondary thiamine-phosphate synthase enzyme YjbQ; amino-acid sequence: MVHSHILKLSTSGQAEVHDITDGVRAAIEQSGIRDGIACVFTASSTSGLTTLEFEPGAVEDLRRALDRLAPPEAEYLHNQRWGDGNGHAHLRAALLGPSLSLPVVEGRPLLGTWQQVIFIDFDVRPRRREIRVQVVGDPE